Proteins co-encoded in one Candidatus Goldiibacteriota bacterium HGW-Goldbacteria-1 genomic window:
- a CDS encoding isomerase — protein MKLKLYQIDSFTDTVFKGNPAAVVPLKGEWLKTSVMQNIAAENNLSETAFYIKKGDKFHLRWFTPLTEVDLCGHATLASAYAEFFILGNKSKLITFDSRSGELTVKKDGSKLVMNFPADIISEIKPIKELNSCFSAKPVEAIKGVSDYMLVFKTEKEIREMKPDFIKMAAIKTRGIIITAPGGKCDFVSRFFAPACGINEDPVTGSAHTTLAVYWAKRLNKTSLTARQLSKRGGALWCEIEGGRVNISGNAVKFMEGEIVI, from the coding sequence ATGAAACTAAAACTTTATCAGATAGATTCATTCACGGACACTGTATTTAAAGGCAATCCGGCGGCGGTTGTTCCGCTTAAGGGCGAATGGCTTAAAACTTCCGTTATGCAGAATATAGCCGCGGAGAATAACCTTTCAGAGACCGCTTTCTATATAAAAAAAGGTGACAAATTCCATTTGCGGTGGTTTACGCCGCTGACCGAAGTTGACCTGTGCGGACACGCGACACTTGCGTCTGCGTATGCGGAGTTTTTTATTCTGGGAAATAAAAGTAAATTAATTACTTTTGATTCCAGAAGCGGGGAACTTACGGTTAAAAAGGACGGCAGCAAACTTGTCATGAATTTTCCGGCTGATATCATAAGCGAAATAAAGCCGATAAAAGAGCTTAATTCCTGTTTTTCAGCAAAGCCGGTTGAAGCAATAAAAGGGGTTTCAGATTACATGCTTGTGTTTAAAACAGAAAAGGAAATCAGGGAAATGAAACCGGACTTTATAAAAATGGCAGCCATAAAAACCCGCGGCATTATTATTACGGCGCCCGGGGGGAAATGCGATTTTGTATCGCGTTTCTTTGCCCCTGCGTGCGGCATAAACGAAGACCCGGTCACAGGCTCCGCGCACACAACGCTTGCGGTATACTGGGCAAAAAGGCTTAATAAAACATCCCTTACCGCGCGGCAGCTTTCAAAACGGGGCGGGGCCCTGTGGTGTGAAATTGAAGGCGGCAGGGTTAACATATCCGGAAACGCCGTAAAGTTCATGGAAGGGGAAATTGTAATTTAA
- the recN gene encoding DNA repair protein RecN, translating into MLSEIKIQNYALLKEVRVEFHPGLNILTGETGAGKSIIIGALDIALGERGYVENIRTGEDKAVIEAVFDLSKNTVLKNLLNAKLDNAGIEASQDTLVIKRELNRSSKGRIFINNNAASLSLLQDIGVMLIDIHGQHEHQSLLKSEVHIGLLDAYAASAPQVMKVSELYARLIEIESEIKKLNTLESEKQEKLDILNYRITELTNAALVSDEELENLNARREKMAHSESLKTSVNSIIKALSPASADLEGDGAIELLDKAKTHIEEVGEIDKKAAREIMAMVDDALIKAEEAKSFFLEYVDTIEFDRDALAETEERIELIETLMKKYKKDSVSSLMSYAKQLEEEKKKIELNSDTISLREAERKNVLKDLSAKCIALSELRHKKSVELGKKIEEELKGLGISKASFEVRVTEPEAENSRISVDLGGKKVRLSADGINQVEFMISLNAGEEVKPLVKVASGGEVSRIMLSIKNILSGADTIPVLVFDEIDTGISGKVAQATGKKLKEISKNKQLICITHLPQIAAFSDVHYSVTKGTQSGKTHTAINRLSPEEKVTEVAKLLSGETVTGASLNAARDLINEAV; encoded by the coding sequence ATGCTTTCGGAAATTAAAATACAGAATTACGCGCTGTTAAAAGAGGTTCGGGTGGAATTTCACCCCGGCCTGAATATTTTAACCGGCGAAACCGGCGCGGGAAAATCCATTATAATCGGCGCGCTTGACATAGCGTTAGGGGAACGCGGATACGTGGAAAACATCCGCACAGGCGAAGACAAAGCTGTAATTGAAGCCGTATTTGACCTGTCAAAAAATACCGTTTTAAAAAACCTGCTTAACGCAAAGCTTGATAACGCGGGAATAGAGGCCTCGCAGGATACCCTTGTGATTAAAAGGGAGTTAAACCGCAGTTCCAAAGGCAGGATATTCATAAATAACAACGCGGCTTCGCTGTCGCTGCTGCAGGATATCGGCGTTATGCTTATAGACATTCACGGACAGCACGAACATCAGTCGCTTTTAAAAAGCGAGGTTCATATAGGATTACTTGACGCCTATGCGGCATCCGCCCCGCAGGTAATGAAAGTGTCGGAATTATACGCGCGGCTTATTGAAATTGAGAGTGAAATAAAAAAATTAAACACGCTTGAATCGGAAAAACAGGAAAAACTGGATATTTTAAATTACAGGATTACAGAACTTACAAACGCGGCGCTGGTATCCGATGAAGAACTGGAAAATTTAAACGCTCGGCGCGAAAAAATGGCGCATTCCGAATCATTAAAAACATCCGTAAATTCCATAATTAAAGCTTTGTCGCCTGCGTCAGCGGATTTAGAAGGAGACGGCGCAATAGAACTTCTGGATAAAGCAAAAACCCACATTGAAGAGGTGGGCGAAATTGATAAAAAAGCCGCGCGGGAAATAATGGCAATGGTGGACGATGCCCTTATTAAAGCTGAAGAAGCAAAAAGTTTTTTCCTTGAATACGTGGACACCATAGAATTTGACAGGGACGCGCTTGCGGAAACAGAGGAACGCATTGAACTTATTGAGACCCTGATGAAAAAATATAAAAAAGACAGCGTGTCTTCGCTGATGTCCTACGCAAAGCAGCTGGAAGAAGAAAAGAAAAAGATAGAACTAAATTCAGATACAATATCATTACGTGAAGCGGAAAGAAAAAATGTTTTAAAAGACCTGTCCGCGAAATGCATAGCGCTGTCAGAACTGCGCCATAAAAAATCCGTGGAACTTGGCAAAAAAATAGAGGAAGAATTAAAAGGGCTTGGAATTTCTAAAGCGTCTTTTGAAGTAAGGGTAACCGAACCCGAAGCCGAAAACAGCCGTATTTCTGTTGACCTGGGCGGCAAAAAAGTCAGGCTGTCAGCTGACGGAATTAACCAGGTGGAATTCATGATATCTTTAAACGCCGGCGAAGAGGTAAAACCGCTTGTGAAAGTGGCGTCCGGCGGCGAAGTTTCCAGGATAATGCTTTCAATTAAAAATATACTGTCCGGCGCCGATACAATTCCTGTCCTGGTCTTTGACGAAATAGACACAGGCATAAGCGGCAAAGTGGCGCAGGCTACAGGGAAGAAGTTAAAGGAAATTTCAAAAAACAAACAGCTTATCTGCATTACACACCTGCCGCAGATAGCGGCTTTTTCAGACGTCCATTATTCCGTGACAAAAGGTACACAGTCAGGAAAAACACACACGGCTATTAACCGGCTTTCGCCCGAAGAAAAAGTGACAGAAGTGGCGAAACTTTTAAGCGGCGAAACAGTGACAGGCGCTTCCCTTAACGCCGCGCGCGATTTAATAAATGAAGCCGTATAG